The following is a genomic window from Phycisphaeraceae bacterium.
GGGCTTGTTGGCGCAGCTTCAGGCGCTGATGTCCACACAGAGCGCGATCGCAGCGGATACACGCGGCGAGTTACCCAAGACTCTGGGCAAAACTCCCGAACAGCTCACGCCGGCGGAAAAGAAAATGCTCGACGACCTGGCCGGCCGTGAAGCAGCCTTGTCGGCAAAGATTGATGCGCTGTCTCGGCAACTCCATTCAACAGCGGATTCGCTCGCGGAAAATCCGAAAGATCCTGCCGACAAAGAGACAGCCCAGACACTCAAGGATGCAGCGGAGATCGCGGAAAAACAGGGCCTGCTGGATGCGACGAATCGTGCCGGCGACGCACTGAAGGAAAACAAGCTTTCCGAAGCGGGCAACGCCCAGCAACAGGCCCTCACAACCATGCAGGCAATGCTCGACCAGATGAGCAAACCTTCCGCGGACGAGCAGGAAATGTTGCGGCGGAAAATGATGGCTCTGGTCGAATCGATCGAGAAACTCATTGCGCAACAAAAAGCACAGATGAGCCAGTTGGCAGCCGCCCAGGATTTTGGTGCGCTCGAATCGTCGCTGGGAATCCTGCGGCGAAATACGCTTTCGGTGGAAGATGAGGCCCGCCAGTCCAAAGCGACCGGCGTGGCGAAACATCTCGCTGACGCTGCGGGTCATCAGGGCGATGCCGCCGCAGCACTGCGCGAAAGGAAGCGTCAGCCTGCTGCCGAGATCGAAAAACTCGCGCTGGTGAGTCTGGAGGCCGCCCTGGCGGAGGCGAAAAATCTCCGCGACGAGGCCCAGTCAAAAGCCAACCAGAAAGAACGCACACGACTCAAGGAGGAATACGCCAAGCTCGCCAAGGTGCAGGAAGCGATTAACAACAAAACCACCCCGCTGGCGTCGGGACAACTCAATCGCAGACAACGCGCCGAGTTGATCGCTCTGGGCGATCAGCAGGCCGATTTCAAAGAAGCGGCGCGAAAGCTCGGCGAGGAAGTCGAGGACACGCTCCTTTTCAAACACCTGCATGACCAGATCGACAAGGCTGCACAGCGCGTGACGACGCGACTCCGTGGAGCACAGGCGGACGAGGAGGTATTGGACGATCAGGAGGCCATTGTTTCTTCGCTCCAGACGATGATTGCAGCATTGGATCAGGCGCAGAAGGATGATCCGTTTGCCAAACCGCAGGACAACAATGCCGGTAATGGCGGAGGCGGAGGAGGCGGTGAGCCGCCGCTGGTTCCGCCGATTGCCCAGCTCAAAGCCCTGCGCGGGATGCAGGCGACGGTTTATCAGCGAACCAAGCGCGTGTCAGAAGCGTCGAACCTTGATGCTGCGGCCCGGAAACGGCGGGTGCTTCAGATTTCCGCGGAGCAGCGGGCGTTGTCAGGCTTAGGTGAAGACCTGATCGAATCGATGAAATCCCAACCGCCTGTTCGAGGAGGACAGCCATGAAACGATTGCCACAATCCTCAACCCTCATCACAGCAAGCGCGGGGCGGTCGAGTGTTCGAGTCACGCTGAGCCGCAGCGGTCTTTTCTTCACGACGTTTGCGTGGATGCTGACGCTGATGTTCTCGGCGAATGTCCGGGCGGAGTCACAACCGACCATTGATGAGCTGCTCAACCTCAAGCCGCCGACCACGCAGCCCGCTCCGAACAAGCATCGACCTGACGATGCAGGCGTTCCGGTTGATCCTGAAGTGGCGCAGCGGTTGTCGCTTACCGAGGCAGCAGACCTTTTTCATGAAGCCATCGGACAGATGAGCGAAGCCTCAGATCGGCTTGGGCAGGTTGATCCCGGCCTCGATACTCAGCGGATTCAACTGGCGGTGCTTTCCAAACTCGATCAGGTGATCGCCTCCGTTGAGCAAAACAGCAGCCCGCCGCCCTCCTCTTCGTCGAGTCAGCGTCCGCCGGATAACGGGAGTGATCAAAACCAACAAGCGCAGTCGCAATCACCGAGCCAGCAACAGGCGAATCAGCAATCCACCAGCAGCGGCAAGGCGCCGATGGGACAGCGCGACGCCAACCCTGACAAACCAATAGACTCGACTCGTACCGAATGGGGCAACCTTCCGCCTCGTCTGCGCGAGGAGCTTCAGCAGGGACTTGGTGAGCGGTTCAGTCCGGTGTATCAGGAACTGACGGAACAGTATTACAAACGGCTTGCGGAAGAAGAGAGATGACAAAGCAACGATTTCAGACCAGCAGCGAGCAAGCGCAGAAGTCCGCACGGCGGCGGCGAATACTTTGGCTGCGATCAGCCCATTGGTCGCCGGTCGTCGTGTGTGTGTTGATGATTTTGACGGCATTGCAGCCGTCTCCTGTTTTTGCCGCCGACGCCCCGGTCTTCGTCGAGATCACCACCCAGTCGCGTGCCGCGATTGATCGCGGTCTGGCGCGGCTCGCAGCGCTGCAGTCGGCTGACGGCAGCTTCGGCGAGGCGCGGTCCGGGCAGGCGATGGGTGTTACTTCGCTGGCGATGCTGGCGTTTTTAGCGGAGGGGCACTTGCCCAGCCGGGGTAAGTACGGCGCACAGGTGCAGAAGGGGCTTGATTACATCCTCAAAAATGCGCAACCAACCGGTCTGATCGCCGGCGAGGTATCACAGGGACCGATGTACGGCCACGGCTATGCGATGCTTTTTCTGGGTGAGGTGTACGGCATGACCGGCGACAAGCGAGTCCGCGAGGCGCTGATGAAAGCGGTCAAGCTCACGGTCGGCACACAGAATGCTGAGGGCGGGTGGCGCTATCACCCCGTCCCCTTCGATGCGGACATCTCCGTCACCATCACCCAGATCATGGGCCTGCGCTCAGCACGAAACGCGGGCCTGTCCGTACCCAAGGCCACCATCGACCGAGCAATCGTGTATGTCCGCCATTGTCAGAATCCCACGGACGGCGGCTTTCGCTACATGCTCAACTCCGGCGGCTCGGCGTTTCCCCGCTCGGCGGCAGGAGTGGCCAGCCTCTACTATGCCGGCGTGTATGAAGATCAGGCATTGAAGAACGGTCTGGACTACCTGCTGCGACAGAAAAACGAGGCGACGCCGGGCAATGGTCACTACTTCTACGGCCAATACTACGCGGTACAGGCGATGTTCCTGGCCGGCGGGAAATACTGGTCAGAGTGGTACCCGCGCGTGCGCGATGAGATGGTCCGACAGCAACAGGACAGCGGCGGCTGGGCCTCGGAAAACGGTGAGGAATACGGCACCGCGATGGCGCTGATCGTGCTCGAAGCTCCCAATCGTCTCCTGCCGATCTTCCAGCGGTGAACAGGAACAGCGATCTTGATTGATCCACACGTCCGACATCCAAACACAGACACGGGCCGGCACCCGTTACCCGTGCTGTTGTCCGGCAAGTTACTCATCACGATTTCGTGGATGCTCGTGATAGCGATGTTGGCGGGAGATTGCCGGGGCGCGACACCGGTGGTGGTTGTGGATTCATCGTTGAAAGCGCGGCCGGTGCAATTGCAGACGTTTGGAGAGGCGGGAGCCAGTTTCACGGATGAAGAGCGCAAGCTGGCGACGATGCCCGCGGATAAGGTGGTGCAGATCCGTGTGGCTGAGCGTGCGCGTGCCGGGACGGAAGTTGCTGTCTCGCCTTCGATGATCGAACTGACCGACGGCCAGTGTCTGCCGGGTCAGTGGATCGGTGCTGGCGAGGATGGCCAGAGTGTGATCTGGGACAGCACGCGACTGGGGCGGCTGACGCTGAGCCTCGACAGGATTGCGGAAATCGTCTGGAAAAGCGACACCCTCGCGGACAAGGCTGCGAAATTAAACGGTGCAAGCGATCAATTGCTGCTCGTCAATGGCGATACGCTGGACGGATTCATCGTCGGCTTTCAGGTTGACAGCGTGGAGATCAAGCCCGCAGGCGGGGGCGAGGCCATCAAGTTGCCGCTTGAACGGCTGCGCAGCGCGCGTTTTGCAAATCCTGTGACGGCGGCAAAGGGGCAATCGCTGATTTGTCTGGCCGATGGCACGCGGCTGCGTGTGACAAAGCTGGCCATCGCCGACGACTTCATCAAGGCGGATTTGGAGTTGAAGGCTAAGGGCGATGGCGGAGAGAAGGTTCCCGCGATGGCACTGGCGGAGGCTGTGCGGATCGATCTGGCGACCGGCGCGGGTGTGCTGGTGGACCTGGCCTCGCTGCCGCCGGTGATTGTCAGCGGCGGAGAAGTGTTCGGGCTGGCGATTCCGCCACGCAGTACGGGAAGCGATGTCATCCTGCACGCGCCGCTGGTGGTGCGGTACGAGTTGCCCGCCGGCGCGAAGCGATTCTCCGCATTGGCGCAGTGTCCATCCGAAAGCGCCGACGCAGCATGGGTTGACTTCGAGGTGACAGCCAAAGTGGACGGCAAGCCGGTCGGTTCGTGGCACTTCAATGTGTCAAGCCCGCAGGCTGTGATGAACTTTGCGCTTAACGGGAAAGAGATGACGTTTGAGCTGACTTCCGGGCGGAACGGGCCGGTACTCGACCGGCTGCGGCTGCGCGACGCGGTGTTGCTGGCGGAGTCGCAATAGGCGGTTTCCCCAGCGTTGTTTCAACCGAAAAATCATACGTTGATCCGCATCTATGAAGGTTCCGCACAAACTCGATCTTTACCGGCTGGCGGTGCAGCACCCTTGTGCGGAGGTGGCCTTCGTTCACAAGGTATTCACGCATTACCACCCGCGCTGTCGGCCGACGCGCCTGCGGGAGGATTTTGCCGGGACCTGCGCACTGGCGACACAGTGGGTCGCAGAGCACACGGACCACCGCGCGATGGCGATTGATCTGCACGCGCCGGCGTTGCGCTGGGCGTGGGCTCGTGCGAAAAAAGTGCTGGCCACGCGAGCGGATGATCTGCACCTGGTAAACGATGATGTGATGAACATCACGGCTCCGCGCGTGGATGCGGTGATTGCTACGAACTTCAGCACCTATGTCTGGCGTGACCGCGACGCCCTGCGCGCCTACTTTTCGGTTGCCCGCCGATCACTCGACGGGCGGGGTGTTCTGGTCATCGACGCCTACGGCGGCCCGAGCGCGATGCGGATCGGCGTGCAATGCCGCTCCGTGGTGCCGCCCCGCACAGAGAGCATCGCTCCCTTTGAGTATCAATGGGAGCAGCGGAGTTATGACGCGGTTACAGGGAGGATTGATTGCAGAATACACTTCAAGATTCGAGGGAAATTGCTACGTAATGCCTTTGTGTACGACTGGCGACTGTGGACGCTGCCGGAGTTGGTCGAAGTCATGCGGGAGGCGGGTTTCACAGATGCGGAGGTCTGGTGTGACGACGAAAAACGTCCGGGTCACTACCGCTGCATGAGCAGGCTCCCCAATCGCAGCGAATGGGTTGCCTATGTCGTAGGCGTCAAATAGAGCGGTCGTAATTGATGCGGTTGTCTGGCCGGCTCAGTCCAGCCGGGTACTGATGCAGCCGATACGTTGAGTGGGATCCATCTCTGATTAGTTGCCCCAGCGGGTGGGTTTCGCTAGCGTGACTCGTTGGTCCGTTGTTGGGAGGGATCGTTGTGGTGGATTGTCCGGCAGCTACATCAATACACTGCGTATGACCCGAAATCGCGCCTCCATGTCTTTCGCCCCCGGCGAGGAGCCTTCTGCCGGCGAGTTTTTCAACCGCGAGCTGTCGTGGCTGGAGTTTAATCGTCGCGTGCTTCATGAGGCCCTCGATGAGCGCACCCCGCTGCTGGAGAGGGTGGGATTTCTTTCGATCTTCAACTCAAACCTCGATGAGTTTTTCCAGAAACGTGTCGGAGGACTCAAGCGGCAGATCGCGGCAGGCGTCACGACGCGGACACCCGACGGCATGCTGCCTCGTGAGCAACTCATCGCCATCCGGCAATGCGTGCTGGACATGATCCATCAGCAGGCCGATTGCTATCTTCACACGCTCCGGCCTGCGCTGGCGAAGCAAGGCATTTACCTGCTCGAATTCGACCAGCTCACCGAGGAGGAGAGTCGCTTCTGTCAACAATACTTCCGCAGCAACCTGTTCCCGGTGC
Proteins encoded in this region:
- a CDS encoding terpene cyclase/mutase family protein; protein product: MTKQRFQTSSEQAQKSARRRRILWLRSAHWSPVVVCVLMILTALQPSPVFAADAPVFVEITTQSRAAIDRGLARLAALQSADGSFGEARSGQAMGVTSLAMLAFLAEGHLPSRGKYGAQVQKGLDYILKNAQPTGLIAGEVSQGPMYGHGYAMLFLGEVYGMTGDKRVREALMKAVKLTVGTQNAEGGWRYHPVPFDADISVTITQIMGLRSARNAGLSVPKATIDRAIVYVRHCQNPTDGGFRYMLNSGGSAFPRSAAGVASLYYAGVYEDQALKNGLDYLLRQKNEATPGNGHYFYGQYYAVQAMFLAGGKYWSEWYPRVRDEMVRQQQDSGGWASENGEEYGTAMALIVLEAPNRLLPIFQR
- a CDS encoding class I SAM-dependent methyltransferase — translated: MKVPHKLDLYRLAVQHPCAEVAFVHKVFTHYHPRCRPTRLREDFAGTCALATQWVAEHTDHRAMAIDLHAPALRWAWARAKKVLATRADDLHLVNDDVMNITAPRVDAVIATNFSTYVWRDRDALRAYFSVARRSLDGRGVLVIDAYGGPSAMRIGVQCRSVVPPRTESIAPFEYQWEQRSYDAVTGRIDCRIHFKIRGKLLRNAFVYDWRLWTLPELVEVMREAGFTDAEVWCDDEKRPGHYRCMSRLPNRSEWVAYVVGVK